TGGAATTTATTGAAGGACTACGCACAGCTGCATGATGCCTCGCCAGTTGTCGCATTTAATTAGATCCCTTTTTTGTGACCTTGATAAGGATCCCCTGCATCCAGACGGCCGGAAATGTTGCGATTTCCCAGATGTTCACGAATAAATGATGCAAGATTTCTGCGGATCAGCTGCGGGTCAGTTTGAGCATCTCGGctgatatacaggtcggactcgattatatatagtcgaccatttttttccaacaattattttcaaatcctatacataatcgaatctcaagaaaacaattttttcattaatgtatgaatgtcaaacattaatagaaaaatagatttttttgtgattcggttatgtattggattcgaaaattagcgttgaaagtgaaattgcgattatatataatcgagtccgacctgtacctgGACCCTCGGAGCCTTGTTGGATTTCATACTTAAGATTGCTGCTTCTATCCCTCGCGATTACGGCGCCTCTCTGTTGACGCGGGAATTTCGTCTCACTGGCGGCACTGGGGTGTTTGTGGCTGGTTGTTCGCAGAAGTGTTCGAACCAGCGTTTCAGCTAATCAGTGGGGTCGGTTATCAATTGAAAAGTCGCGTGTTTCAAATGCATCTTGGTATACATCTTTATTCCGTTCAGGCGTCGTGATACATCGTAGAGGAGGCGAAGGTTACCGATTACGGCGGTTTTCTCCTCTTCGTTAGCAAGAGAGTCAGTCCACGTTCGTTTATCCCATCGACACGAGTGTTTTAATTCCAGGTCGAGGGCACAATACCGATGACAGGCTTTATCTTTTCCCATCCCGTTTCTTTGTCGCTCTATCGCGATATTGGCGATCCTTCGATCTTCTATCTTCTTCGTGCCACGCGTATTTCTTCGATGGTGGTCGAAAGCGATGTCGGCATTCCGCACGTCAAGCAGACTTCGTCTAAACATTCTACTGATGCCGATGTGGTTAATTCTGTTCTCAGTGTAACCGTTACATGGGACCCACATGACTTTGTGTGCTGGTAGATGTGGAAAAAGCATGGCTCCAATCACTATGTCCTTGTTGCCACGAAACTCTGCAAGCATTTTACCGTTTTCGCTCATCTCGCCTAGATCGTGGCATCTCATGACGCACTCGTAGTCCGTGTTGTCGGAACCTATCATAGCGTTGAAGTCACCCATCAGGATCTTGATGACACCCTTTGGAGTCTTGCGGCATTTAGCTGGCTGCAGTAGTTCTCCTTCTCCTGCGCCTCGGCAGCGTTGATTGATGCGTAGCTTTGAATTATTGTGAGTGGCCCTCTGAAGTTTTTTCATCAACTTTTCGCTCTTTCCGGACATCGCATAGATGAATACTCAAACAAGCTTCGGCACTTTttttaatatgattttttacCAATGATGAAAAGCGTAGATTACGCGGCAGATTTTGTTGGAGTTAGGCATTGAGCCAGTTTCAAACAATTTTAAACTGATGGCTAAAATCACTTCACGCATTCAAGTTCTACATAAACACACAGATGTTAAGTTGTTAATTAACATCTGTGTGTTTATGATCAACTTTACTCTTATAACAGCTACTCGGATTTATCAACATAAATTAACATAATGTGCTTTGTATTGATCTTATCTTCACAAATGTGAGCAATTTAATTGTTGTTTTAATTACTGAACAATTTATCTACCTACCCAATAAGGGTGTCCTCTCGTTACTCGTTGGCAAAACATTATCGTTAGCCGACAACGACACGAAAAGTGCGAATGGTACTAACCATAAGCAGAGCGTAAAGTAAGCCATCACCTGCAGTTAGGAACAAAAGAAAAAGCATATATTAGTATCTCAAACCCGTTGAATTCTATCAGCTCAACAACCTCCGAAAAGGGATGATATTGCCACTGGAAGTAAACGAACGCCAGATAGTGGTTCACTAGCAGAAGCGCTACTGCGCCCAGAAAAGATGGTGACAAAAATTTCACGAAAGGAAAATTTTTAAGAATAACGGCATGTAACACTTGCGCTCCTAGCCCACACACCAGCATAGTCCAGGAAAATCGTTCGGTGAATATAAATACGACATACAGCAGGACAGACACTACAACCATCCAGGATATGATCTTTTTCGCTATAACTGTGTATTCCTCCACCAACTCCGCCAGGTAATAAAGACCGGCAGCTGTGAAATAGAAAAATATACATGTCATAACCCGATGAGATAAGTCCGATTATCCACCAATCatagaaaccaaaacaaaccgaTCGACACCGTCACAACGCAGATCTGCACCATGAATGAGACATAGCTGAGGAGGCCCAGAAAGCTCATTGTTGCTGGCTTCCCGGTTCAGTCTTAGCACGAGTTTTTCAAAACTATAAGATAGAtcacaattaaattgaattcattTTCACAGAAGAATCAACTCTTGTATCATTTGTTATGCATACTAAACAATGCGATGTGGAACTAAGCTGCACAGTCGTAGAGGAATAGAGGGAAGACAATCGCGATTCCTCGTACGGCTGTGACAGATGCAACGCGCTACCCTTTGGAAACGCGTTATCAGctgtttttgtcatttttgtttaCAGCATCCGCGATAGCGAATatacggttcccggaataaatcgccacagaaaacgactgcaacagaaaccaccgcttataaaatgtgtagtaggctataaatattgtggcgcggtattgtatttcaaaacaagaattaaccgggcaaacgtatcgccccaggcaaacgtaacgccccgggcagacgtataccgtccgacgctcgctagagctcggtcggacattgctaaaggatcgtatcctatgtttcaaactaaccgggcaatcagtggatcccaggtttgcgtgcgagacaccgccgcttccgacggcgggtcggcggtggactcggattgcgtcatcttggcggcatgggccgcctcgattccttatcctcgccaaatggggacttcgtccccattacattgtcctcagaataaatttcgaaaaacgagaacaagagaataaatttataatagaaatgtgaggcacatgatgtttttcccgcgccaaatatttctagcctactacactttttctaagcggttgtttctgttgcagttgtttactgtggcgatttattccggtcacccgaATATACAtagtcgacatctggtggcaacatttttgtttgtgagACAGATTATTTTCTATCAGATAAGCATGCTcaaatgatgttttgaattgataaaatttgaatgaaacttTTTACGTGACATTATTTGACTACTTTAGATACGTAGTTCTGGGCcttatttaacatttttttagaaatttttctGATATTTCCACCAAAAGCTCATTAATATAATATAGAATCACTatcagaaacattttttgcttttgttttttCACCTATTGTGAATAAATTAGTTACACAAAATAGAtatttgatacgaaaaagttaactctcattcatagtttttattctaAAAGTATGTTTTCTCTACCAAGAAATGCATTATCATTTGCGCTTCACACatcggaacacgaagctcaatgccgtcaacgcgattAGCCGTACAGAATCACCTGTTTTCTGTTTATATGTAAAGTGTCGCGTAATATTATTGAGCAGAGATTCTGAGATATCAGTTGCGTTTTCTAAGAAAAGACAATGATTTTCAAGCGATTGCTCTTTCTGTCGGCACGGAAAGGCTTTCCTTCGACAGTTCAGTACGTGCAGGGTCAATCGCCGGCGCCAAAACTTCGGGAGTATTTCTATTACATCGATCACGAAGGAATGGTGAGCTGATAGTGTTTAGTAATGAGGCGGGTGAGATAATCCAGTTTTGGGATAAAATAAAGACATTGAACCGTTTTCCAGATCTGATGTGCACATGCAGAAAATACATTCTACACCACAATACATTGTTCGTACATCGCCGTATATTGTTCCAGAACTTGGCGTTCGAAAACAACAAGTGCATGCGAGTACTCTGTGCTTCGTGCCGTTGGAAGACTACCGGTCATATAAGATATTTGATACACTTTGTACGGAGTCGAAACTTGTTGGACCTTACAGATTTGTGGGGTCTATAGTAGGCACGAGTTCAGTTGACCATGCATCTTCTAAATTCACGGCTGTGTCGGTTGTTATAAACGAGTCATGGTATACGAATTGCTCGACCGCCTCGAGCCATCGATCTCTACAAAGAAGAATTGTGTTACGACCAGCCCCTTCTGCTAGCACGTATTTAGTTATAGATGCATTG
The Toxorhynchites rutilus septentrionalis strain SRP chromosome 2, ASM2978413v1, whole genome shotgun sequence genome window above contains:
- the LOC129764849 gene encoding protein TEX261 isoform X2, whose amino-acid sequence is MIAAGLYYLAELVEEYTVIAKKIISWMVVVSVLLYVVFIFTERFSWTMLVCGLGAQVLHAVILKNFPFVKFLSPSFLGAVALLLVNHYLAFVYFQWQYHPFSEVMAYFTLCLWLVPFALFVSLSANDNVLPTSNERTPLLGDDIVTNYFSSRKKLGLLSLFNYAKESLLPERNKKSF
- the LOC129764849 gene encoding protein TEX261 isoform X1, with protein sequence MSFLGLLSYVSFMVQICVVTVSIAAGLYYLAELVEEYTVIAKKIISWMVVVSVLLYVVFIFTERFSWTMLVCGLGAQVLHAVILKNFPFVKFLSPSFLGAVALLLVNHYLAFVYFQWQYHPFSEVMAYFTLCLWLVPFALFVSLSANDNVLPTSNERTPLLGDDIVTNYFSSRKKLGLLSLFNYAKESLLPERNKKSF